One window from the genome of Ciconia boyciana chromosome 8, ASM3463844v1, whole genome shotgun sequence encodes:
- the LOC140656238 gene encoding uncharacterized protein → MSPGCDLESPDRKPRALRGAPHLQRAPLLRQKLEAPVRYTQLHQPPKGVKQEEEVWPLPPTRGRAKPAGRLTRSSAPALRLSSPVRQQPLLPPQHLPQLGEAPAPQAGGAAAARRCHAAPRRRSPGQPPEPGAASAAPRRPPSYRKRRQGGRARLGRKATPSRPPRQASGRGPAPSPLGGPGSAGEATPSTGRERGETGVLRVQRAVGAFTPRAGTRFDTLTQAQNNVGRLSSVGASSCCAGRRGAHAGLPAGRVGRRGDLAAALWTRVGYVPRRSLCHKILITEIDLVFKKHTSDEAGCAKLRGAEADCWC, encoded by the exons ATGTCCCCCGGCTGTGATCTTGAGAGCCCAGACAGGAAG ccccgcgccctGCGGGGAGCCCCGCATCTCCAGAGAGCGCCGCTGCTGCGGCAAAAACTGGAAGCCCCTGTGAGGTACACGCAGCTTCATCAGCCCCCGAAGGGAGTTAAACAAGAGGAAGAGGTTTGGCCGCTGCCGCCTACGCGGGGACGGGCGAAGCCGGCAGGACGCCTGACCCGCTCCTCGGCGCCCGCGCTCCGCCTCTCCTCACCGGTCCGCCAGCAGCCGCTCCTGCCGCCTCAGCATCTCCCGCAGCTCGGGGAGGCTCCGGCCCCGCAggccggcggcgccgccgccgcccgccgctgccatgccgccccgcgccgccggtCACCGGGGCAGCCGCCCGAGCCCGGCGCCGCTTCCGCAGCTCCTCGGAGGCCGCCATCTTACCGGAAGCGACGGCAGGGCGGCAGGGCCCGACTTGGTCGGAAGGCGACGCCGAGCCGGCCGCCGCGCCAGGCgagcggccgcggccccgccccttcTCCTCTGGGAGGCCCGGGAAGTGCGGGAGAAGCCACCCCCAGTACAGGGCGGGAACGGGGCGAGACGGGCGTTCTCAGGGTGCAGAGGGCGGTGGGGGCTTTCACCCCACGCGCTGGGACGCGTTTCGATACGTTGACACAAGCCCAAAATAACGTCGGACGGTTGTCTTCTGTCGGCGCGAGCAGTTGTTGCGCGGGGCGGAGAGGAGCACACGCCGGCCTCCCCGCAGGGCGCGTCGGGCGCCGTGGCGACTTGGCCGCCGCGCTCTGGACACGCGTGGGTTACGTTCCGCGTCGGTCCTTGTGTCACAAAATCCTTATTACAGAAATTGACCTCGTATTCAAGAAGCATACTTCAGATGAGGCTGGCTGTGCGAAGTTGCGCGGAGCAGAGGCAGACTGCTGGTGCTGA